From one Gossypium hirsutum isolate 1008001.06 chromosome D08, Gossypium_hirsutum_v2.1, whole genome shotgun sequence genomic stretch:
- the LOC107913348 gene encoding cysteine-tryptophan domain-containing zinc finger protein 7 isoform X4 encodes MISLGSNDARKGLKFAGREMEETELEEGEACSYSNNNDDYDATTDTENDLSSLSYIDEKLQHVLGHFQKDFEGGVSAENLGAKFGGYGSFLPTYTLSPGWPHPNGSPKVQSWYAPRSPPKMPLEDGRHNSVCSSSGSQSLRPGLPSNFETLRKTSTVNDSIKQGINLTSAHVDELASRCEFASKKAASLSDPKTLKVRIKMGSGDLSTQKNAAIYSGLGLDVSPSSSLDQSPSESEGMYQESQEPLTESPTSILRLMTSFPVPEEALLSPLPDHLLNLIVKEKKLKENRSDSRKRDGMLSRHKKAKSMEKKNSPAERTSGINREIMNGSGLMPEKEADIDLLAFEELVSKTLKLPLLSNSYSAPEKVKNKGTTRNKGVHDVDMEGSVEPLLAQEIGWENPSASSAQKVLEEQKTSVLDVISGNARKDGYNKADKTYDSVKANSNTLKGCKALKNELVDPSKKKISQRATLDEQDNMKLPSAEECLSSGGKRKSKDSQRHGSLAAGVPKESLRVGFSLMARNKQTAHANSYANKRELGDKKLESPFRKAEDRYKDFFGDTGESEQEENQASSLELCSKDQLKEADNIEKSTSSINSAHSERLSGKKTEDLLATESYPRATVDGASNSTNVNVAGTSHATAAPVMIRENWVCCDKCQKWRLLPVSINPADLPEKWLCSMLNWLPAMDHCSIDEEETTKAVLALYHVPTVENQTNLQSNLGSIMSRLPSADALRLDQNQLSFGSHAMLTAARKKHGLKEISNAMDKDGPTPMKKTQSSVRSRNLTDVTRSSVSEEPGLHHLSKSDLPVKKHKNKRKDKHKLSKHGSVGGDAKTSKMKSKRTADQDSLRSSKKIKGDSLHLADEDGMFEHGGMGGASTNNALPTTLGKDQPKHSEPSYKVSKSDKERQQISGKRPKDKVHPSLTDGSLDLVNCNGGEVSRKRKVDECIDGQLYTGFLQGVGNHFQDSRVLTKEDVSENEYRREKKARVSKSGGKDSSAGKSSGKLEKKSRHTKDHQTGQDLGSSLPQRSLDVPDSLKRDFGSAQPSLAATSSSSKVSGSHKSKSGTHKSKHCFNETKGSPVESVSSSPMRIANPDKLPSTRRNVAGSPRRSSDGEDDGGSDRSGTVWREKISCAPQHGSLESSIHDIQDKDHGQLDGSKAKALESSPEVRKGHFMNGGVDYLGQEAQYAGKSTIMDEYHYEKKQNDKRGNANVSHPRKSGKGSSRLKDRMRNLKSDFVDEQQDCAPSYEVKPRVGRNKFQGRPGMKSDESENRFSDNKESLGKFSGETGKRESQSNGGQSCAKADANGGQDVISTVSVKQNFVQDGSGGKYTKMFRSEKSDHAEIASGRGNSLPSLRLGGTQNEMLTGCPRPVSGSQTGNRADESQGDDALKVQKQIKKSDQQNGIQHSSSRHTSGGRRIRDVDAPSPMRKDFSSLAATNALKEAKDLKHLADRFKNSGSNVESTALYFQAALKFLHSASLLESCNSDSAKHGEMIQSMQIYSSTAKLCEFCAHEYERLKDMAAASLAYKCMEVAYMRVIYSSHGNANRDRHELQTALQMVPPVFCAYMVIGERQPLKFTLEFWFFIFEKTSTYDVGIYTAGMIRLLAYSVLLLLFTCRGFVLWYLQI; translated from the exons ATGATTTCGTTGGGGAGTAACGATGCGAGGAAAGGGCTAAAGTTTGCTGGAAGAGAAATGGAAGAGACTGAGCTTGAAGAAGGAGAGGCTTGCTCTTATAGTAACAATAACGATGATTATGATGCCACCACAGACACCGAAAATGATCTATCTTCTCTCTCCTACATA GATGAGAAACTTCAACATGTTCTTGGACATTTTCAGAAAGATTTTGAAGGTGGAGTTTCTGCAGAGAATCTGG GTGCAAAGTTTGGTGGATATGGGTCATTCTTACCTACTTATACACTTTCTCCGGGTTGGCCTCATCCGAATGGTTCTCCAAAAGTTCAGAGCTGGTATGCACCGAGATCGCCCCCAAAAATGCCATTGGAG GATGGCCGACATAACTCAGTATGTTCATCAAGTGGTTCTCAGTCTCTGAGGCCTGGACTGCCTTCGAATTTTGAAACCCTTCGTAAGACATCAACTGTGAATGATTCAATTAAACAAGGGATCAACTTAACATCTGCTCATGTTGATGAGCTTGCCTCTAGGTGTGAATTTGCAAGCAAGAAAGCTGCCAGTCTGTCTGACCCGAAAACATTGAAGGTGAGAATCAAAATGGGTTCAGGTGACTTGTCAACACAGAAGAATGCTGCAATCTACAGTGGTCTTGGCCTTGACGTCTCACCATCTTCGTCCTTAGATCAGAGCCCTTCAGAAAGTGAAGGGATGTATCAGGAGTCTCAAGAGCCATTAACTGAATCTCCAACCAGCATTCTTCGG CTTATGACTTCCTTCCCTGTACCGGAGGAGGCGCTACTATCTCCTCTTCCTGATCATCTACTTAACTTGAttgtaaaggaaaaaaaattgaaagagaatAGATCTGATTCTAGAAAGCGTGATGGAATGCTATCAAGACACAAGAAAGCAAAGTCAATGGAGAAAAAGAATTCTCCGGCTGAAAGAACGAGTGGCATTAACAGGGAAATAATGAACGGCAGTGGTCTTATGCCAGAAAAGGAAGCAGATATTGACTTATTGGCTTTTGAGGAGCTTGTTTCTAAAACATTGAAGCTTCCTCTTTTATCTAATTCATATTCTGCCCCTGAGAAGGTAAAAAATAAGGGTACAACACGAAACAAAGGTGTCCATGATGTAGACATGGAGGGGTCAGTGGAGCCATTACTTGCCCAAGAGATAGGCTGGGAGAATCCAAGTGCTAGTTCAGCTCAAAAGGTTTTAGAGGAACAAAAGACAAGTGTTCTGGATGTCATTTCTGGCAATGCTAGAAAAGATGGGTATAATAAAGCTGACAAAACTTATGATTCTGTCAAAGCCAATTCTAATACTCTAAAAGGTTGCAAAGCTCTAAAAAATGAATTAGTAGATCCTTCCAAGAAGAAGATCAGCCAGAGAGCTACATTAGATGAGCAAGACAATATGAAGTTGCCTTCTGCAGAGGAGTGTTTGTCTTCTggtggaaaaagaaaatcaaaagacagTCAGCGTCATGGTAGTCTAGCTGCAGGGGTACCTAAAGAAAGCTTAAGGGTCGGTTTTTCTTTGATGGCGAGAAATAAGCAAACTGCACATGCTAATAGTTATGCAAACAAAAGGGAATTGGGAGATAAAAAATTAGAAAGTCCATTTCGAAAGGCCGAAGATAGGTATAAAGATTTTTTCGGAGATACTGGAGAATCAGAACAGGAAGAGAACCAAGCAAGTTCATTGGAACTCTGTTCTAAAGATCAGCTGAAGGAAGCTGATAATATTGAAAAAAGTACATCATCCATTAATAGTGCACATAGTGAAAGATTAAGTGGCAAGAAAACTGAGGATTTATTGGCAACCGAATCATACCCAAGAGCAACTGTGGATGGTGCTTCTAACTCTACCAATGTGAATGTTGCTGGAACTTCCCATGCAACTGCTGCTCCTGTAATGATAAGAGAAAATTGGGTTTGTTGTGATAAGTGTCAGAAGTGGCGTCTTCTTCCAGTAAGCATAAATCCTGCTGACTTACCCGAGAAGTGGCTATGCAGCATGCTTAACTGGCT GCCGGCAATGGATCACTGTAGCATTGATGAGGAGGAAACTACAAAAGCTGTTCTCGCATTATATCATGTTCCTACTGTAGAGAATCAAACTAATCTTCAAAGTAACCTTGGCAGTATTATGTCTAGATTACCCTCAGCTGATGCCTTGAGACTTGACCAAAACCAACTAAGTTTTGGTTCACATGCCATGCTCACTGctgctaggaagaaacatggtttAAAGGAAATATCAAATGCCATGGATAAAGATGGGCCAACTCCTATGAAGAAGACGCAGTCATCGGTCCGCTCTAGAAATCTAACTGATGTGACTCGATCCTCTGTGTCAGAGGAACCCGGTTTACATCATCTAAGCAAAAGTGATTTGCCTGTCAAGAAACACAAAAATAAGCGGAAAGATAAGCATAAATTGTCGAAACACGGTTCTGTTGGAG GTGATGCCAAAACTTCAAAGATGAAAAGCAAAAGGACTGCTGATCAAGATTCCTTAAGGTCCTCCAAGAAAATTAAGGGTGATAGTTTACATCTTGCTGATGAAGATGGCATGTTTGAGCATGGTGGTATGGGGGGGGCTAGCACAAATAATGCTTTGCCAACTACATTAGGAAAGGATCAGCCTAAGCACAGTGAACCTTCTTATAAGGTTTCGAAGTCAGATAAGGAGAGGCAACAGATCTCTGGTAAGAGACCAAAGGACAAAGTTCATCCTTCCCTAACTGATGGATCTCTGGATCTGGTGAATTGTAATGGTGGGGAAGTTTCAAGAAAGAGGAAAGTTGATGAATGTATTGACGGTCAATTATATACGGGTTTCCTCCAAGGTGTTGGCAATCACTTCCAGGATAGCAGAGTGCTTACAAAGGAAGATGTCAGCGAGAATGAATACAGGAGAGAAAAGAAGGCCAGAGTATCTAAGTCAGGAGGAAAGGATTCCTCTGCAGGTAAAAGCAGTGGTAAACTGGAGAAAAAAAGTAGACATACAAAGGACCACCAAACGGGGCAAGATCTAGGCAGCTCTCTGCCCCAACGGAGTTTAGATGTTCCAGATTCATTGAAAAGGGATTTTGGATCTGCTCAACCTTCTTTAGCAGCTACTTCTAGCTCATCGAAGGTTTCTGGTTCACATAAATCAAAATCTGGTACACATAAATCAAAACATTGCTTCAATGAAACAAAGGGTTCACCTGTAGAATCAGTTTCTTCATCTCCTATGAGAATTGCCAATCCCGATAAACTTCCATCAACAAGGAGGAATGTTGCAGGTAGTCCAAGAAGAAGCTCAGATGGTGAAGATGATGGTGGGAGTGACAGATCAGGGACAGTATGGAGGGAAAAAATTTCCTGTGCACCTCAACATGGGTCCCTTGAGTCATCTATACATGATATTCAGGATAAGGACCATGGTCAATTAGATGGTAGCAAAGCGAAGGCGCTTGAATCCTCCCCTGAAGTCAGAAAAGGCCATTTTATGAATGGTGGTGTTGATTATTTAGGCCAAGAGGCTCAATATGCTGGTAAATCTACAATAATGGATGAATACCATTATGAGAAAAAGCAGAATGACAAACGTGGCAATGCCAATGTCTCTCATCCAAGAAAGTCTGGTAAGGGGTCCTCACGGTTGAAGGACAGGATGCGCAATCTTAaatctgattttgttgatgaacAGCAAGATTGTGCACCTTCATATGAGGTAAAACCTAGGGTTGGTAGAAACAAATTTCAGGGGAGGCCTGGAATGAAGTCTGATGAAAGTGAGAATAGATTTTCTGATAACAAAGAATCATTGGGAAAATTTTCTGGTGAGACTGGTAAAAGAGAGAGTCAATCAAATGGTGGTCAGTCATGTGCTAAAGCAGATGCCAATGGAGGTCAAGATGTAATCTCTACTGTGTCTGTAAAGCAGAATTTTGTGCAGGATGGCAGCGGTGGAAAATATACAAAGATGTTCCGCTCTGAAAAATCTGACCATGCAGAAATTGCTTCTGGGAGAGGGAACTCGTTACCATCACTACGCTTGGGAGGTACTCAAAATGAGATGCTGACTGGTTGCCCCCGCCCAGTTTCTGGGTCCCAAACTGGAAACAGAGCTGATGAATCTCAAGGTGATGATGCATTGAAagtacaaaaacaaataaaaaagtctGACCAGCAAAATGGGATTCAGCACAGTAGTTCAAGACATACATCTGGTGGACGTAGGATCAGGGATGTTGATGCCCCGAGCCCAATGAGAAAGGATTTTTCAAGTCTGGCAGCTACCAATGCTTTGAAGGAGGCTAAAGACTTAAAGCATCTGGCTGATCGTTTCAAG AACTCTGGATCAAATGTGGAGAGCACAGCACTTTACTTCCAGGCAGCACTGAAGTTTCTTCATAGTGCTTCTCTACTAGAATCTTGCAACAGTGATAGTGCCAAACATGGAGAGATGATTCAGTCTATGCAAATTTATAGTAGCACTGCAAAACTCTGCGA GTTTTGTGCCCATGAATATGAGAGATTAAAGGACATGGCTGCTGCTTCTTTGGCTTACAAGTGTATGGAAGTGGCTTATATGAGAGTCATCTATTCCTCTCACGGCAATGCAAATAGAGATCGACATGAGTTGCAGACAGCTTTACAAATGGTTCCTCCTG TCTTCTGCGCTTACATGGTAATCGGGGAGCGCCAGCCTCTGAAATTTACTCTGGAATTTTGGTTCTTCATTTTTGAAAAGACCTCTACATATGATGTTGGAATTTACACTGCAGGAATGATTAGGTTACTTGCTTACAGTGTGCTTCTCCTTTTGTTTACATGCCGTGGTTTTGTTCTTTGGTATCTTCAAATCTGA
- the LOC107913348 gene encoding cysteine-tryptophan domain-containing zinc finger protein 7 isoform X6: MISLGSNDARKGLKFAGREMEETELEEGEACSYSNNNDDYDATTDTENDLSSLSYIDEKLQHVLGHFQKDFEGGVSAENLGAKFGGYGSFLPTYTLSPGWPHPNGSPKVQSWYAPRSPPKMPLEDGRHNSVCSSSGSQSLRPGLPSNFETLRKTSTVNDSIKQGINLTSAHVDELASRCEFASKKAASLSDPKTLKVRIKMGSGDLSTQKNAAIYSGLGLDVSPSSSLDQSPSESEGMYQESQEPLTESPTSILRLMTSFPVPEEALLSPLPDHLLNLIVKEKKLKENRSDSRKRDGMLSRHKKAKSMEKKNSPAERTSGINREIMNGSGLMPEKEADIDLLAFEELVSKTLKLPLLSNSYSAPEKVKNKGTTRNKGVHDVDMEGSVEPLLAQEIGWENPSASSAQKVLEEQKTSVLDVISGNARKDGYNKADKTYDSVKANSNTLKGCKALKNELVDPSKKKISQRATLDEQDNMKLPSAEECLSSGGKRKSKDSQRHGSLAAGVPKESLRVGFSLMARNKQTAHANSYANKRELGDKKLESPFRKAEDRYKDFFGDTGESEQEENQASSLELCSKDQLKEADNIEKSTSSINSAHSERLSGKKTEDLLATESYPRATVDGASNSTNVNVAGTSHATAAPVMIRENWVCCDKCQKWRLLPVSINPADLPEKWLCSMLNWLPAMDHCSIDEEETTKAVLALYHVPTVENQTNLQSNLGSIMSRLPSADALRLDQNQLSFGSHAMLTAARKKHGLKEISNAMDKDGPTPMKKTQSSVRSRNLTDVTRSSVSEEPGLHHLSKSDLPVKKHKNKRKDKHKLSKHGSVGGDAKTSKMKSKRTADQDSLRSSKKIKGDSLHLADEDGMFEHGGMGGASTNNALPTTLGKDQPKHSEPSYKVSKSDKERQQISGKRPKDKVHPSLTDGSLDLVNCNGGEVSRKRKVDECIDGQLYTGFLQGVGNHFQDSRVLTKEDVSENEYRREKKARVSKSGGKDSSAGKSSGKLEKKSRHTKDHQTGQDLGSSLPQRSLDVPDSLKRDFGSAQPSLAATSSSSKVSGSHKSKSGTHKSKHCFNETKGSPVESVSSSPMRIANPDKLPSTRRNVAGSPRRSSDGEDDGGSDRSGTVWREKISCAPQHGSLESSIHDIQDKDHGQLDGSKAKALESSPEVRKGHFMNGGVDYLGQEAQYAGKSTIMDEYHYEKKQNDKRGNANVSHPRKSGKGSSRLKDRMRNLKSDFVDEQQDCAPSYEVKPRVGRNKFQGRPGMKSDESENRFSDNKESLGKFSGETGKRESQSNGGQSCAKADANGGQDVISTVSVKQNFVQDGSGGKYTKMFRSEKSDHAEIASGRGNSLPSLRLGGTQNEMLTGCPRPVSGSQTGNRADESQGDDALKVQKQIKKSDQQNGIQHSSSRHTSGGRRIRDVDAPSPMRKDFSSLAATNALKEAKDLKHLADRFKNSGSNVESTALYFQAALKFLHSASLLESCNSDSAKHGEMIQSMQIYSSTAKLCEFCAHEYERLKDMAAASLAYKCMEVAYMRVIYSSHGNANRDRHELQTALQMVPPGGGLEFVNHQCSSSF, encoded by the exons ATGATTTCGTTGGGGAGTAACGATGCGAGGAAAGGGCTAAAGTTTGCTGGAAGAGAAATGGAAGAGACTGAGCTTGAAGAAGGAGAGGCTTGCTCTTATAGTAACAATAACGATGATTATGATGCCACCACAGACACCGAAAATGATCTATCTTCTCTCTCCTACATA GATGAGAAACTTCAACATGTTCTTGGACATTTTCAGAAAGATTTTGAAGGTGGAGTTTCTGCAGAGAATCTGG GTGCAAAGTTTGGTGGATATGGGTCATTCTTACCTACTTATACACTTTCTCCGGGTTGGCCTCATCCGAATGGTTCTCCAAAAGTTCAGAGCTGGTATGCACCGAGATCGCCCCCAAAAATGCCATTGGAG GATGGCCGACATAACTCAGTATGTTCATCAAGTGGTTCTCAGTCTCTGAGGCCTGGACTGCCTTCGAATTTTGAAACCCTTCGTAAGACATCAACTGTGAATGATTCAATTAAACAAGGGATCAACTTAACATCTGCTCATGTTGATGAGCTTGCCTCTAGGTGTGAATTTGCAAGCAAGAAAGCTGCCAGTCTGTCTGACCCGAAAACATTGAAGGTGAGAATCAAAATGGGTTCAGGTGACTTGTCAACACAGAAGAATGCTGCAATCTACAGTGGTCTTGGCCTTGACGTCTCACCATCTTCGTCCTTAGATCAGAGCCCTTCAGAAAGTGAAGGGATGTATCAGGAGTCTCAAGAGCCATTAACTGAATCTCCAACCAGCATTCTTCGG CTTATGACTTCCTTCCCTGTACCGGAGGAGGCGCTACTATCTCCTCTTCCTGATCATCTACTTAACTTGAttgtaaaggaaaaaaaattgaaagagaatAGATCTGATTCTAGAAAGCGTGATGGAATGCTATCAAGACACAAGAAAGCAAAGTCAATGGAGAAAAAGAATTCTCCGGCTGAAAGAACGAGTGGCATTAACAGGGAAATAATGAACGGCAGTGGTCTTATGCCAGAAAAGGAAGCAGATATTGACTTATTGGCTTTTGAGGAGCTTGTTTCTAAAACATTGAAGCTTCCTCTTTTATCTAATTCATATTCTGCCCCTGAGAAGGTAAAAAATAAGGGTACAACACGAAACAAAGGTGTCCATGATGTAGACATGGAGGGGTCAGTGGAGCCATTACTTGCCCAAGAGATAGGCTGGGAGAATCCAAGTGCTAGTTCAGCTCAAAAGGTTTTAGAGGAACAAAAGACAAGTGTTCTGGATGTCATTTCTGGCAATGCTAGAAAAGATGGGTATAATAAAGCTGACAAAACTTATGATTCTGTCAAAGCCAATTCTAATACTCTAAAAGGTTGCAAAGCTCTAAAAAATGAATTAGTAGATCCTTCCAAGAAGAAGATCAGCCAGAGAGCTACATTAGATGAGCAAGACAATATGAAGTTGCCTTCTGCAGAGGAGTGTTTGTCTTCTggtggaaaaagaaaatcaaaagacagTCAGCGTCATGGTAGTCTAGCTGCAGGGGTACCTAAAGAAAGCTTAAGGGTCGGTTTTTCTTTGATGGCGAGAAATAAGCAAACTGCACATGCTAATAGTTATGCAAACAAAAGGGAATTGGGAGATAAAAAATTAGAAAGTCCATTTCGAAAGGCCGAAGATAGGTATAAAGATTTTTTCGGAGATACTGGAGAATCAGAACAGGAAGAGAACCAAGCAAGTTCATTGGAACTCTGTTCTAAAGATCAGCTGAAGGAAGCTGATAATATTGAAAAAAGTACATCATCCATTAATAGTGCACATAGTGAAAGATTAAGTGGCAAGAAAACTGAGGATTTATTGGCAACCGAATCATACCCAAGAGCAACTGTGGATGGTGCTTCTAACTCTACCAATGTGAATGTTGCTGGAACTTCCCATGCAACTGCTGCTCCTGTAATGATAAGAGAAAATTGGGTTTGTTGTGATAAGTGTCAGAAGTGGCGTCTTCTTCCAGTAAGCATAAATCCTGCTGACTTACCCGAGAAGTGGCTATGCAGCATGCTTAACTGGCT GCCGGCAATGGATCACTGTAGCATTGATGAGGAGGAAACTACAAAAGCTGTTCTCGCATTATATCATGTTCCTACTGTAGAGAATCAAACTAATCTTCAAAGTAACCTTGGCAGTATTATGTCTAGATTACCCTCAGCTGATGCCTTGAGACTTGACCAAAACCAACTAAGTTTTGGTTCACATGCCATGCTCACTGctgctaggaagaaacatggtttAAAGGAAATATCAAATGCCATGGATAAAGATGGGCCAACTCCTATGAAGAAGACGCAGTCATCGGTCCGCTCTAGAAATCTAACTGATGTGACTCGATCCTCTGTGTCAGAGGAACCCGGTTTACATCATCTAAGCAAAAGTGATTTGCCTGTCAAGAAACACAAAAATAAGCGGAAAGATAAGCATAAATTGTCGAAACACGGTTCTGTTGGAG GTGATGCCAAAACTTCAAAGATGAAAAGCAAAAGGACTGCTGATCAAGATTCCTTAAGGTCCTCCAAGAAAATTAAGGGTGATAGTTTACATCTTGCTGATGAAGATGGCATGTTTGAGCATGGTGGTATGGGGGGGGCTAGCACAAATAATGCTTTGCCAACTACATTAGGAAAGGATCAGCCTAAGCACAGTGAACCTTCTTATAAGGTTTCGAAGTCAGATAAGGAGAGGCAACAGATCTCTGGTAAGAGACCAAAGGACAAAGTTCATCCTTCCCTAACTGATGGATCTCTGGATCTGGTGAATTGTAATGGTGGGGAAGTTTCAAGAAAGAGGAAAGTTGATGAATGTATTGACGGTCAATTATATACGGGTTTCCTCCAAGGTGTTGGCAATCACTTCCAGGATAGCAGAGTGCTTACAAAGGAAGATGTCAGCGAGAATGAATACAGGAGAGAAAAGAAGGCCAGAGTATCTAAGTCAGGAGGAAAGGATTCCTCTGCAGGTAAAAGCAGTGGTAAACTGGAGAAAAAAAGTAGACATACAAAGGACCACCAAACGGGGCAAGATCTAGGCAGCTCTCTGCCCCAACGGAGTTTAGATGTTCCAGATTCATTGAAAAGGGATTTTGGATCTGCTCAACCTTCTTTAGCAGCTACTTCTAGCTCATCGAAGGTTTCTGGTTCACATAAATCAAAATCTGGTACACATAAATCAAAACATTGCTTCAATGAAACAAAGGGTTCACCTGTAGAATCAGTTTCTTCATCTCCTATGAGAATTGCCAATCCCGATAAACTTCCATCAACAAGGAGGAATGTTGCAGGTAGTCCAAGAAGAAGCTCAGATGGTGAAGATGATGGTGGGAGTGACAGATCAGGGACAGTATGGAGGGAAAAAATTTCCTGTGCACCTCAACATGGGTCCCTTGAGTCATCTATACATGATATTCAGGATAAGGACCATGGTCAATTAGATGGTAGCAAAGCGAAGGCGCTTGAATCCTCCCCTGAAGTCAGAAAAGGCCATTTTATGAATGGTGGTGTTGATTATTTAGGCCAAGAGGCTCAATATGCTGGTAAATCTACAATAATGGATGAATACCATTATGAGAAAAAGCAGAATGACAAACGTGGCAATGCCAATGTCTCTCATCCAAGAAAGTCTGGTAAGGGGTCCTCACGGTTGAAGGACAGGATGCGCAATCTTAaatctgattttgttgatgaacAGCAAGATTGTGCACCTTCATATGAGGTAAAACCTAGGGTTGGTAGAAACAAATTTCAGGGGAGGCCTGGAATGAAGTCTGATGAAAGTGAGAATAGATTTTCTGATAACAAAGAATCATTGGGAAAATTTTCTGGTGAGACTGGTAAAAGAGAGAGTCAATCAAATGGTGGTCAGTCATGTGCTAAAGCAGATGCCAATGGAGGTCAAGATGTAATCTCTACTGTGTCTGTAAAGCAGAATTTTGTGCAGGATGGCAGCGGTGGAAAATATACAAAGATGTTCCGCTCTGAAAAATCTGACCATGCAGAAATTGCTTCTGGGAGAGGGAACTCGTTACCATCACTACGCTTGGGAGGTACTCAAAATGAGATGCTGACTGGTTGCCCCCGCCCAGTTTCTGGGTCCCAAACTGGAAACAGAGCTGATGAATCTCAAGGTGATGATGCATTGAAagtacaaaaacaaataaaaaagtctGACCAGCAAAATGGGATTCAGCACAGTAGTTCAAGACATACATCTGGTGGACGTAGGATCAGGGATGTTGATGCCCCGAGCCCAATGAGAAAGGATTTTTCAAGTCTGGCAGCTACCAATGCTTTGAAGGAGGCTAAAGACTTAAAGCATCTGGCTGATCGTTTCAAG AACTCTGGATCAAATGTGGAGAGCACAGCACTTTACTTCCAGGCAGCACTGAAGTTTCTTCATAGTGCTTCTCTACTAGAATCTTGCAACAGTGATAGTGCCAAACATGGAGAGATGATTCAGTCTATGCAAATTTATAGTAGCACTGCAAAACTCTGCGA GTTTTGTGCCCATGAATATGAGAGATTAAAGGACATGGCTGCTGCTTCTTTGGCTTACAAGTGTATGGAAGTGGCTTATATGAGAGTCATCTATTCCTCTCACGGCAATGCAAATAGAGATCGACATGAGTTGCAGACAGCTTTACAAATGGTTCCTCCTG GTGGAGGACTTGAGTTTGTAAATCATCAGTGTTCTAGTTCTTTTTGA